One Ornithinicoccus hortensis genomic window, CACCCCGAGCCGCACCGTGCTCGCCGGGCTCGCCGTCTCCTCCTTCGCCGGGGCGATCACCTCGCTGCTGGTCTTCTGGAACGCCCAGGGCGACGCCTTCCGTGAGGTGCTGAACTGGTTGCTCGGCTCCCTCGCCGGCGCCGAGTGGGACGCCGTGGCCATCGCCTGGGGCGCGTTGCTGGCGGTGGGGATCCCGATGGTCCTCTACGGGCGGGTGCTCGACGCCTTCGCGTTCGGCGACACCGCGGCCGCCACCCTGGGGGTCGACGTGGCACGCACCCGGTGGCTGCTGCTCAGCGGCGCGGCCGTGCTCACCGGGGCGATGGTCTCGGTGAGCGGCTCGATCGGCTTCGTCGGGCTGGTCCTGCCCAACGCGGTGCGCCTCGTCGTCGGGTCCCGGCACCGCCAGCTGCTGCCGCTGACCGTGCTGCTCGGCGCCGTCTTCATGGTCTGGGTGGACACCCTCGCGCGGACCCTGTTCGACCCGCGGGAGCTGCCGGTCGGGATCATCACCGTCCTCGTGGGGGCACCGGTCTTCGTGCTGGTGCTGGTGCGCAACCGGGCCCGCGCATGACGGGCACCCTCGAGGTCCACCACCTCTCGTATGCCGTGTCCGGGCTCCCGCTCGTCGACGACGTGTCGTTCGCGGTGCCCGGCGGCGGCCTGGTCGCCCTGGTCGGGCCCAACGGCGCCGGCAAGACCACGCTGCTGCGGCTGATGGCCGGCACCCACCGCGCCGCCTCGCCGGAGCAGGCGGGTGTGCTGGTGGACGGGGTGGACCTGCTGGGGCTGGCCCGCCGCGACCGGGCCCGGCAGCTCGCGCTGGTCGAGCAGGCCTCGCACGCCGAGTTCATGCTCACCGTGCGCCAGGTCGTCGAGCTCGGCCGGATCCCGCACCAGTCCCGGTGGGCGGTCGGCTCCGAGGATCCCGGGGTGGTGGAGCGGGCGATCGACCTGGCGGGGGTGCGCCACCTCGCGGACCGGGAGCTGTCCACCCTGTCCGGCGGGGAACAGCAGCGGGTCCACCTGGCCCGCGCCCTGGCCCAGCAGCCGCGGCTGCTCCTGCTCGACGAGCCCACCAACCACCTGGACATCCGGGCCCAGCTGGAGTC contains:
- a CDS encoding putative F420-0 ABC transporter permease subunit, translating into MAVALVASISVAITIGPAGLSVAEVWTVVGDRLGWAHSDLTPIREGIVWEIRLPRVLTAAAVGAGLGLSGAVMQALTRNPLADPFLLGLSSGASTGAVLVLLLGLSVVLPLAAFLGAIAALVATLLLARSLGTITPSRTVLAGLAVSSFAGAITSLLVFWNAQGDAFREVLNWLLGSLAGAEWDAVAIAWGALLAVGIPMVLYGRVLDAFAFGDTAAATLGVDVARTRWLLLSGAAVLTGAMVSVSGSIGFVGLVLPNAVRLVVGSRHRQLLPLTVLLGAVFMVWVDTLARTLFDPRELPVGIITVLVGAPVFVLVLVRNRARA
- a CDS encoding ABC transporter ATP-binding protein, with product MTGTLEVHHLSYAVSGLPLVDDVSFAVPGGGLVALVGPNGAGKTTLLRLMAGTHRAASPEQAGVLVDGVDLLGLARRDRARQLALVEQASHAEFMLTVRQVVELGRIPHQSRWAVGSEDPGVVERAIDLAGVRHLADRELSTLSGGEQQRVHLARALAQQPRLLLLDEPTNHLDIRAQLESLDLLRRLAGQDAQGGGDLTVVAALHDLNLALAYCEHTVLLAGGRVRAVGRTEEVLTPEAIGTAYGVVADLVPHPRTGRPMVAFTPAHAPVPAHR